In the genome of Segnochrobactrum spirostomi, the window GGCGCTCGCCGGCGCGCCCGGCTTCGCGCCGCAGATCCGCAACGTCGTCACCGTCTGGGACGACGTCTACGACGTCTTCGTGCGCGAACTCGGCCTCGTGCCGGAACTCCATGACGGCAAGGGCTACATGCCCGGGTTCCGTCCGGTCTTCGACGAGGACATCCGACCGTTGTTCCAGGCGGTGAAGCTGCTGCGCTGGAACATCCATCTGCCGCGTTACGCGGTGATGGCCCACGACGCCATCGGCGACATCAAGCCCGCCGACGACCCGACGGCGAAGCTGCCGAACTTCAAGTCGCTGATCCGCAACCCGTTCGTGCCCTCGCAGGACGCGGTCGGCGCGCCCTTGATGCCGCTGTCGCTCGGCGCGGCCGGCAAGCCGTTCCTGTCGATCACGCCGACGCAATATTTCATGCTGCATCAGTGGCATCGCAAGGAACTGTCGGCGACGCCCCGCAAGGCGCTCGGCACCGGGGAAAATCTCGACCGCGTGACCCTCGTGAACGGCGTCGCCGGCCGAATGAATCCGGGCCTCCAATATCCGTTCGTGATCCTCGACACCCACCTCTTCCGACGCGATTGGCGCAAGGCGGGATGTGGTCCCTTCCGCATCAATGCGGCGAGCCTCGATTATTCCAAGGCGCGCAAGGACCACCCCTTCCTCGGCGTCGGCTACGTGCCCTTCCGCGACGCGCCGGTCGAGCCGGGCGACCTCACCAAGTTCATGGCCGTGCCGTGGCTGACCGACTTCAACCAGTGCACCGTCCACCCGCCCTTCCCCAATCCGAACAACGACACCACGCTCTATTGGTCGTGGCCGGCGGAGCGGCCCTACATCGTCCACCCGCAGGCGCTCTCGCACTTCGATCCGGCGAACGGCTGGACGCCGGGCGAGCAGGTCTATGCGGTGCGCGGCGCCGGCACAGAGACCCATTATCCGGCCCTCCATGGCCGCTTCCAGGTGCAGCGCGACTTCGTGCTGAACTGGTACAAGGTCGGCTTCGTGGTGCAGGCGAGCCGGCTCGATCCCGCCGCCCGTCCCGCGTCCGCCGACGATCCCTTCCTCGAAGTGGCGAGCTTCTTCGAGACCACGCCGGACCAGAAAGTCGCGGGCTGGCCGACCTACAATGTTCCGCCCGCCCCCTGATCACGGGGCCGCGCGCCGGGTCGCGATCGCCATCGTCGGGGCCGGGGTCGCGGGCTGCGCCACCGCCCTCGCTTTGCAGATGGCCGGCCTCGAGGGCGTCGTCGTGCTCGATCGCGGGGCTGAGCAGGCGTTCCGGATCGGCGAGAGCATCCCGGCGTTCGCGCTCGGCCTGCTCAAGCGGCTCGGCGCCTATGAGCGGACGGCGGCGCTCCGCCCGCTCGAGAGCTCGGGCTCGACCTCGCTCTGGGGCAAGGACGAGCCCGGTTACAACGATGCGATGTTCGATCCCGACGGGGCCGGCTGGCACCTCGA includes:
- a CDS encoding LodA/GoxA family CTQ-dependent oxidase, translating into MDRKNDRDRESGPDRSASGLDRRALLKGAATTTVAVAAPLKALTPAPADASEAAAPQRTVFRIHPAMGLARVGNSTDFYLAPETGAGELATNGEALWGGLPLDPVTGAPLDAHGFRDAEGRLKRQATRYRIYAYSDAGWPTGEGEEIVLGSTIGGKTVKDIVWTVHVANKKLNNYSHNQGAEEVNLSFFRDGKTPPIRRPKDGPLDDEKRLATLVIDPGPRALSARGDAGKVAAFDMATPASAVAADGTVAALPDYPKSFPADHFALDLPLRPLDSLGDIRIEAKTGRLIFAPGFGNAAGIMVDGKPPSLEGSPIFIEHDNWFDDVSDGPVDATIVFEDGSVETVVGAWALAGAPGFAPQIRNVVTVWDDVYDVFVRELGLVPELHDGKGYMPGFRPVFDEDIRPLFQAVKLLRWNIHLPRYAVMAHDAIGDIKPADDPTAKLPNFKSLIRNPFVPSQDAVGAPLMPLSLGAAGKPFLSITPTQYFMLHQWHRKELSATPRKALGTGENLDRVTLVNGVAGRMNPGLQYPFVILDTHLFRRDWRKAGCGPFRINAASLDYSKARKDHPFLGVGYVPFRDAPVEPGDLTKFMAVPWLTDFNQCTVHPPFPNPNNDTTLYWSWPAERPYIVHPQALSHFDPANGWTPGEQVYAVRGAGTETHYPALHGRFQVQRDFVLNWYKVGFVVQASRLDPAARPASADDPFLEVASFFETTPDQKVAGWPTYNVPPAP